The Bradyrhizobium sp. WBAH42 genome includes a window with the following:
- a CDS encoding TonB-dependent receptor, with product MSFQLRRAQRLGGASLLLLGAAATSAFAQDSSQQPAQDKSSTELPAVTVTAPSPIVRRAVVPSRNAGRGTRTARVRSREQTAEAAPAAPVPAAPQQGVLPIVTNQFATVTVVPNEEIRREGGGQLGDLLFSKPGITGSSFAPGASSRPIIRGLDVNRVGIVENGTNGGGASDLGEDHFVPIDPLATNQVEVVRGPAALRYGSTSIGGVVSATNNRIPDALPSCAPSFQAFGLPTKAPLANAATSPCVTAETRTAFSSVDRGIESGVLLDAGGGNFAFHADAYGRATSDYYIPSYPYLTDQSRPVNGRQPNSATRSDGASIGGSYFFQGGYIGASITQNDSLYHIPGIDGADHKTRIDGHQTKINVKGEYRPDAAAIDTIRFWAGATDYRHNEIGLADSADLNSDGIRQTFTNKEQEIRTEVQLMPFNARFAEVTTALGFQVGHQELSAPSPDNPGTLFNGLWDPNTNTRVAAYAFNEFKFSEATRAQIAGRIEHVELHGTTPNFPADYLPDGTPQAAIARNPSFTPKSGSIGLLQDLPGGMVGSITAQYVERAPKAAELFSRGGHDATATFDIGNPNLTIETAKSIELGVRRATGPFRFEATVYYTHFDNFIYRRLTGVSCDDDFASCGTPGAELNQAVYSQRNANFRGGEFQSQLDIGAFQGGIWGIENQLDVVRATFSDGTNVPRIPPVRMGGGVFWRDDNWLMRVNLLHAFAQNNVAVIAETPTSGYNLLKAEVSYKTKLDRNWFGAREMMAGIVGNNLLNENIRNHVSYTKDEVLMPGIGVRAFANFKF from the coding sequence ATGTCATTTCAATTGCGACGCGCGCAGCGCCTTGGCGGAGCAAGCCTGCTCCTGCTCGGCGCCGCCGCTACATCCGCGTTCGCCCAAGACTCGTCACAACAGCCGGCACAAGACAAATCGTCGACCGAGCTTCCCGCCGTCACCGTGACGGCGCCGAGCCCGATCGTGCGTCGAGCGGTGGTGCCGTCCCGCAACGCAGGCCGCGGCACGCGGACCGCGCGGGTGCGCAGCCGCGAGCAGACGGCGGAAGCGGCGCCGGCAGCGCCCGTGCCCGCCGCGCCCCAGCAGGGCGTGCTGCCGATCGTGACAAACCAGTTCGCCACCGTCACCGTGGTGCCGAACGAGGAGATCCGCCGCGAGGGCGGCGGTCAGCTCGGCGATCTCCTGTTCTCCAAGCCCGGCATCACCGGATCGAGCTTCGCGCCCGGCGCCTCCAGCCGGCCGATCATCAGGGGTCTCGACGTCAACCGCGTCGGCATCGTCGAGAACGGCACCAATGGCGGCGGCGCCTCCGACCTCGGCGAGGATCATTTCGTCCCGATCGATCCGCTCGCGACCAACCAGGTCGAGGTGGTTCGCGGGCCGGCGGCGCTGCGCTACGGCTCGACCTCGATCGGCGGCGTGGTCAGCGCCACCAACAACCGGATTCCGGACGCGCTGCCCTCCTGCGCGCCGTCGTTCCAGGCCTTCGGCCTGCCGACCAAGGCCCCGCTCGCGAACGCTGCGACGTCGCCCTGCGTCACCGCGGAGACGCGCACCGCGTTCTCTTCGGTCGACCGCGGCATCGAGAGCGGCGTGCTGCTCGACGCCGGCGGCGGCAATTTTGCCTTCCATGCCGACGCCTATGGACGCGCCACCTCGGACTATTACATCCCGAGCTATCCCTATCTGACCGACCAGTCGCGCCCCGTGAACGGCCGCCAGCCGAACTCGGCGACGCGCTCGGACGGCGCATCGATCGGCGGCTCGTACTTCTTCCAGGGCGGCTATATCGGCGCATCGATCACGCAGAACGATTCGCTCTACCACATCCCCGGCATCGACGGCGCCGACCACAAGACGCGGATCGACGGTCACCAGACCAAGATCAACGTCAAGGGCGAGTACCGCCCCGACGCGGCCGCGATCGATACGATCCGGTTCTGGGCCGGCGCGACCGACTACCGGCACAACGAGATTGGCCTTGCCGATTCCGCCGACCTCAACAGCGACGGCATCCGGCAAACCTTCACCAACAAGGAGCAGGAGATCCGCACCGAGGTGCAGCTGATGCCGTTCAACGCGCGCTTCGCCGAAGTGACGACGGCGCTGGGCTTCCAGGTCGGGCACCAGGAATTGAGCGCGCCGAGCCCCGACAATCCCGGCACGCTGTTCAACGGGCTGTGGGATCCCAACACCAACACGCGCGTCGCGGCTTACGCCTTCAACGAGTTCAAGTTCTCGGAAGCGACGCGGGCGCAGATCGCCGGCCGGATCGAGCATGTCGAGCTGCACGGCACGACGCCGAACTTCCCGGCGGATTACCTGCCCGACGGCACGCCGCAGGCGGCGATCGCGCGCAACCCGTCCTTCACGCCGAAGAGCGGCAGCATCGGCCTGCTGCAGGATTTGCCGGGCGGAATGGTCGGCAGCATCACCGCGCAATATGTCGAGCGCGCGCCGAAGGCAGCCGAGCTGTTCTCCCGCGGTGGCCATGATGCGACCGCGACTTTCGACATCGGCAATCCGAACCTCACGATCGAGACCGCGAAATCGATCGAGCTCGGCGTCCGCAGGGCGACGGGGCCGTTCCGGTTCGAGGCGACGGTCTACTACACGCATTTCGACAATTTCATCTATCGCCGCCTCACCGGCGTGAGCTGCGACGACGATTTTGCGTCCTGCGGCACGCCGGGGGCCGAGCTGAACCAGGCGGTCTACTCGCAACGCAATGCGAACTTCCGCGGCGGCGAATTCCAGTCGCAGCTGGATATCGGCGCGTTCCAGGGCGGCATCTGGGGCATCGAGAACCAGCTCGACGTGGTCCGCGCCACCTTCTCCGACGGCACCAACGTGCCGCGGATTCCGCCGGTGCGCATGGGCGGCGGCGTGTTCTGGCGCGACGACAATTGGCTGATGCGCGTCAACCTGTTGCACGCCTTCGCGCAGAACAACGTCGCCGTGATCGCGGAGACGCCGACGTCGGGCTACAATCTGCTGAAGGCCGAGGTCAGCTACAAGACCAAGCTCGACCGCAACTGGTTCGGTGCGCGCGAGATGATGGCCGGCATCGTCGGCAACAATCTCCTCAACGAGAACATTCGCAACCATGTGTCCTACACCAAGGACGAGGTCTTGATGCCCGGCATCGGCGTGCGGGCGTTCGCGAATTTCAAGTTCTAG
- a CDS encoding GNAT family N-acetyltransferase: protein MNDLSLTILPEAAGDAQAIERLHERTFGPGRFVLSAYRIREHVDHLLDLSFTARIGTLLVGSVRQLPILIGDTPALLLGPLTVEPPFRERGIGRQLMERAVKDAKAKGHRLVLLVGDEAYYSRVGFKPVPKGRVTMPGPVDAARILVFELVDGAFEGVSGAVGPDWSKARK from the coding sequence ATGAACGATCTCTCACTGACCATCCTTCCCGAAGCCGCCGGCGACGCCCAGGCCATCGAGCGGCTGCACGAACGGACCTTCGGCCCCGGCCGCTTCGTGCTGAGCGCCTACCGGATCCGCGAGCACGTCGACCATCTGCTCGATCTGTCCTTTACCGCCCGCATCGGCACGCTCCTGGTCGGCTCCGTCAGGCAATTGCCGATCCTGATCGGCGACACGCCGGCGCTGCTGCTCGGGCCGCTCACCGTCGAGCCGCCGTTCCGCGAGCGCGGCATCGGCCGTCAGTTGATGGAGCGCGCGGTGAAGGACGCCAAGGCGAAAGGTCACCGCCTGGTGCTGCTGGTCGGCGACGAGGCCTATTACAGCCGCGTCGGTTTCAAGCCGGTGCCGAAGGGCCGCGTCACCATGCCAGGTCCCGTCGATGCCGCCCGCATCCTGGTGTTCGAGCTCGTCGACGGCGCCTTCGAGGGCGTGTCGGGCGCGGTCGGCCCCGACTGGAGCAAGGCGCGGAAGTAG
- a CDS encoding glycosyltransferase family 2 protein, translated as MTSAQLRIAVLVPCYNEEAAVATVVADFRKALPSAQIYVYDNNSRDRTAEVAREAGAIVRSERRQGKGHVVRRMFADVEADVYVLVDGDATYDAPSAPRMIDRLLDDHLDMVVGLRVDQVQAAYRLGHRTGNRMLTGFLSSTFGHAFKDILSGYRVFSRRFVKSFPVLSDGFEIETELAVYALELSLPVAEVETPYYARPEGSFSKLNTWRDGFRILGTMLKLYRSERPLRFFTVIGILLALASIILAIPIVITFIETGLVPRLPTAVLSMGLMIMALLAASSGLVLDTVTRGRREMKMLAYLSQPASNRDAG; from the coding sequence ATGACCTCAGCGCAGCTTCGCATCGCCGTGCTGGTGCCCTGCTACAACGAGGAGGCCGCGGTCGCCACCGTCGTGGCCGATTTCCGCAAGGCGCTGCCCTCGGCGCAGATCTACGTCTACGACAACAATTCGCGCGACCGGACCGCCGAGGTCGCGCGCGAAGCCGGCGCGATCGTGCGCAGCGAGCGCCGGCAGGGCAAGGGCCACGTCGTGCGCCGCATGTTCGCGGACGTCGAGGCCGACGTCTATGTGCTGGTCGACGGCGATGCGACCTACGATGCGCCGAGCGCGCCGCGCATGATCGACAGGCTGCTCGACGATCATCTCGACATGGTGGTCGGCCTGCGTGTCGATCAGGTCCAGGCCGCCTATCGGCTCGGCCATCGCACCGGCAACCGCATGCTGACCGGCTTTTTGTCCTCGACCTTCGGCCACGCTTTCAAGGACATCCTGTCCGGCTACCGGGTGTTCTCGCGCCGCTTCGTCAAATCCTTCCCCGTCCTCTCCGACGGTTTCGAGATCGAGACCGAGCTTGCGGTCTATGCGCTGGAATTGTCGCTGCCGGTCGCCGAGGTCGAGACGCCCTATTACGCGCGCCCCGAAGGCTCGTTCTCCAAGCTCAACACCTGGCGCGACGGCTTTCGCATCCTCGGCACCATGCTGAAGCTCTACCGTTCCGAACGGCCGTTGCGCTTCTTCACGGTGATCGGAATCCTGCTGGCGCTGGCCTCGATCATCCTCGCGATCCCGATCGTGATCACCTTCATCGAAACCGGGCTCGTGCCGCGCCTGCCCACCGCGGTGCTGTCGATGGGCCTGATGATCATGGCCCTGCTGGCGGCATCGTCCGGGCTCGTGCTCGACACGGTGACGCGAGGCCGGCGGGAGATGAAGATGCTGGCCTATTTGTCCCAGCCGGCGTCGAACCGGGACGCAGGCTGA
- a CDS encoding NUDIX domain-containing protein codes for MGERLNRARRKAEPLLRRVFHVYFLLVRGMTLGVRAVVLDADNRVFLVRHSYVSGWYLPGGGVDFGETMEEALRRELKEEGDIDLTGEAILHGVFLNSHVSRRDHVAVYVVRQFRQDRVPEPNREIVECGFFDNAALPEGTTPGTRLRIAEVLGGKPLIATWR; via the coding sequence ATGGGAGAACGTCTGAACCGGGCCCGACGGAAAGCCGAGCCGCTGCTGCGGCGGGTCTTCCACGTCTATTTCCTGCTCGTCCGCGGCATGACGCTGGGCGTCCGCGCCGTGGTGCTGGATGCCGATAATCGCGTCTTCCTGGTCAGGCACAGCTACGTCAGCGGCTGGTATTTGCCTGGCGGCGGCGTCGATTTCGGCGAGACCATGGAAGAGGCGCTGCGGCGCGAGCTCAAGGAGGAGGGCGACATCGACCTGACCGGCGAGGCGATCCTGCACGGCGTCTTCCTCAACAGCCACGTCTCCCGCCGCGACCACGTCGCGGTCTACGTGGTCAGGCAGTTCAGGCAGGACCGCGTCCCTGAGCCAAACCGCGAGATCGTCGAATGCGGGTTCTTCGACAACGCCGCGTTGCCCGAGGGCACCACGCCCGGCACGCGGCTGCGGATCGCCGAGGTGCTCGGTGGCAAGCCCTTGATTGCGACGTGGCGCTGA
- a CDS encoding metallophosphoesterase gives MTPFTLAHLSDPHLAPMPKPRLIELAGKRALGYVNWTRNRHKYQRREVLDALVADMKAQAPDHIAVTGDLVNLALEAEFAPALAWLESVGPPDRVTAIPGNHDAYVSATRHRFGETFLHYIAADTPGGAAFPAVRRRGPLALISLSTAVPTLPLMATGTLGRDQLAALAEVLERLAAEDVFRVLLVHHPLKSSARAKRMTDAPELLALLKRHGVELVLHGHDHIHSTMWFEGPNGNIPALGVPSASALAHGRYPAAAYNLFTIEKDNAGWRCEQTVRSLGAGFQIGQIKHVRLI, from the coding sequence CTGACTCCCTTCACGCTCGCCCATCTGTCCGATCCGCATCTGGCGCCTATGCCGAAGCCGCGTCTGATCGAGCTCGCGGGCAAGCGCGCGCTCGGCTATGTCAACTGGACCCGCAACCGCCACAAGTACCAGCGCCGCGAGGTGCTCGATGCGCTCGTTGCCGACATGAAGGCGCAGGCGCCCGACCACATCGCAGTGACGGGCGATCTCGTCAACCTGGCGCTGGAGGCTGAGTTCGCACCGGCGCTGGCCTGGCTCGAAAGCGTCGGCCCGCCCGACCGCGTGACCGCGATTCCCGGCAATCACGACGCCTATGTCAGCGCGACGCGGCATCGCTTCGGCGAGACGTTCCTGCACTACATCGCCGCGGACACACCCGGCGGTGCAGCCTTCCCCGCGGTGCGCCGGCGCGGGCCGCTGGCGTTGATCAGCCTGTCCACGGCGGTGCCGACCCTGCCGCTGATGGCGACCGGCACGCTCGGGCGCGATCAGCTCGCTGCGCTTGCGGAGGTGCTCGAGCGGCTCGCGGCGGAAGACGTATTCCGCGTGCTGCTGGTGCATCATCCGCTGAAATCCAGCGCGCGGGCGAAGCGGATGACCGACGCGCCGGAGCTGCTGGCGCTGTTGAAGCGCCACGGCGTCGAGCTGGTCCTGCACGGGCACGATCACATTCATTCGACGATGTGGTTCGAGGGTCCGAACGGCAACATTCCCGCGCTCGGCGTGCCCTCGGCCTCCGCGCTCGCGCACGGACGCTATCCCGCGGCGGCGTATAATCTGTTCACGATCGAGAAGGACAATGCCGGCTGGCGCTGCGAGCAGACGGTGCGAAGCCTCGGGGCTGGATTTCAGATCGGGCAGATCAAGCATGTGCGGTTGATTTGA
- a CDS encoding isocitrate lyase, whose translation MNYQPRGISTLQGPSSYQDEVKAAQALLETQPTWNGVSAEAVARMRLQNRFKTGLDIARYTAAVMRADMAAYDKDPTKYTQSLGCWHGFIAQQKLISVKKHFGGKTDRTYLYLSGWMIAALRSEFGPLPDQSMHEKTSVPALIEELYTFLRQADSRELNDIFRLLDKARKEGDKAREKELIEKIDNFQTHVVPVIADIDAGFGNAEATYLLAKKMIEAGACALQIENQVSDEKQCGHQDGKVTVPHDVFLAKIRACRHAFLELGVEDGIVVTRTDSLGAGLTQQIAVSHKPGDIGDQYNSFLDCEEITAENAKNGDVIINRNGKLMRPKRLPSNLYQFRPGTGADRCVLDCITSLQNGADLLWIETEKPHIEQIASMVDRIRKVVPNAKLAYNNSPSFNWTLNFRWQVYDAMKEAGQDVSKYNRAELMKAEYDDTPLAKEADERIRTFQADSAKRAGIFHHLITLPTYHTAALSTDNLAREYFGEQGMLGYVKNVQRAEIRQGIACVKHQNMAGSDIGDDHKEYFAGEAALKAGGAHNTMNQFG comes from the coding sequence ATGAACTACCAGCCCCGCGGCATCAGCACCCTCCAGGGTCCGTCCTCGTATCAGGACGAGGTCAAGGCGGCTCAGGCGCTCCTCGAGACCCAGCCGACCTGGAATGGCGTGTCGGCCGAGGCCGTCGCGCGCATGCGCCTGCAGAACCGTTTCAAGACCGGCCTCGACATCGCCCGCTACACCGCGGCCGTGATGCGTGCCGACATGGCCGCCTATGACAAGGATCCGACCAAGTACACGCAGTCGCTGGGCTGCTGGCACGGCTTCATCGCCCAGCAGAAGCTGATCTCGGTCAAGAAGCACTTCGGCGGCAAGACCGACCGCACCTATCTGTATCTCTCGGGCTGGATGATCGCGGCGCTGCGCTCCGAGTTCGGTCCGCTGCCCGACCAGTCGATGCACGAGAAGACCTCGGTGCCGGCGCTGATCGAGGAGCTCTACACCTTCCTGCGGCAGGCCGATTCGCGCGAGCTCAACGACATCTTCCGTCTGCTCGACAAGGCGCGCAAGGAAGGCGACAAGGCCCGCGAGAAGGAGCTGATCGAGAAGATCGACAACTTCCAGACCCACGTCGTGCCCGTCATCGCCGACATCGATGCCGGCTTCGGCAACGCCGAGGCGACCTATCTGCTTGCCAAGAAGATGATCGAGGCGGGTGCCTGCGCGCTCCAGATCGAGAATCAGGTCTCGGACGAGAAGCAGTGCGGTCACCAGGACGGCAAGGTCACCGTGCCGCATGACGTCTTCCTGGCGAAGATCCGCGCCTGCCGCCACGCCTTCCTCGAGCTCGGCGTCGAAGACGGCATCGTCGTGACCCGCACCGACTCGCTCGGCGCCGGCCTGACGCAGCAGATCGCGGTCAGCCACAAGCCCGGCGACATCGGCGACCAGTACAACAGCTTCCTCGATTGCGAGGAAATCACCGCGGAGAACGCCAAGAACGGCGACGTCATCATCAACCGCAACGGCAAGTTGATGCGCCCGAAGCGGCTGCCCTCCAACCTCTACCAGTTCCGCCCCGGCACCGGTGCAGACCGCTGCGTGCTCGATTGCATCACCTCGCTGCAGAACGGCGCCGACCTGCTCTGGATCGAGACCGAGAAGCCGCATATCGAGCAGATCGCGAGCATGGTCGACCGCATCCGCAAGGTCGTGCCGAATGCCAAGCTCGCCTATAACAACTCGCCGTCGTTCAACTGGACGCTCAACTTCCGTTGGCAGGTCTACGACGCGATGAAGGAAGCGGGCCAGGACGTCAGCAAGTACAACCGTGCCGAGCTGATGAAGGCGGAGTACGACGACACGCCGCTGGCGAAGGAAGCCGACGAGCGCATCCGCACCTTCCAGGCGGATTCGGCCAAGCGCGCCGGCATCTTCCACCACCTGATCACGTTGCCGACCTATCACACGGCGGCGCTCTCGACCGACAATCTCGCCCGCGAGTATTTCGGCGAGCAGGGCATGCTCGGCTACGTCAAGAACGTCCAGCGCGCCGAGATCCGTCAGGGCATCGCCTGCGTGAAGCACCAGAACATGGCCGGCTCCGACATCGGTGACGACCACAAGGAGTACTTCGCGGGCGAAGCTGCCCTGAAGGCGGGCGGCGCCCACAACACGATGAACCAGTTCGGCTAA
- a CDS encoding short-chain fatty acyl-CoA regulator family protein, with protein MPAESGKKLFVGPRFRRIRQQLGLSQTQIAEGLGISPSYVNLIERNQRPVTAQILLRLAETYDLDLRDLATADEDRFFAELNEIFSDPLFRQIDVPKQELRDLAELCPGVTHALQRLYAAYTEARQGETLAAAQMADRDVGTRFEANPVERVRELIEANRNYFPELEQAAENLRDELNVPAEGLYAALVARLREKHSIQTRIMPVDVMRETLRRFDRHRRQLLISELVDPPGRAFQLAFQLGLGECAQALETIIGRAGPLDDAPRRLFRITLGNYFAAAVMMPYPAFLAAAEALNYDIHVLAQRFNSGFEQVCHRLTTLQRPNARGIPFFLLRVDNAGNVSKRFSSGTFPFSKFGGTCPLWNVHSTFDTPDRLLKQVIELPDGTRYFSIAQMVRRPVAPHPLPQPRFAIGLGCEIRHAARLTYATGMDLEKAEGTPIGVNCRLCERENCAQRAEPPITRTLILDETTRRVSSFAFSNAREL; from the coding sequence ATGCCCGCCGAGTCCGGCAAGAAACTCTTCGTTGGCCCGCGCTTCCGGCGGATCCGGCAGCAATTGGGGCTGTCGCAGACCCAGATCGCCGAGGGGCTCGGGATCTCGCCGAGCTATGTCAACCTGATTGAGCGGAACCAGCGCCCCGTCACGGCGCAGATCCTGCTGCGGCTGGCCGAGACCTACGACCTCGACTTGCGCGACCTCGCCACCGCCGACGAAGACCGCTTCTTCGCCGAGCTGAACGAGATCTTCTCCGATCCCTTGTTCCGGCAGATCGACGTGCCCAAGCAGGAGCTGCGCGACCTCGCCGAGCTCTGCCCGGGCGTCACCCATGCGCTGCAGCGGCTCTACGCCGCCTATACCGAGGCGCGCCAGGGCGAGACGCTGGCGGCGGCGCAGATGGCCGACCGCGACGTCGGCACGCGCTTTGAAGCCAATCCGGTCGAGCGCGTGCGCGAGCTGATCGAGGCCAACCGCAACTATTTTCCGGAGCTGGAGCAGGCCGCGGAAAACCTGCGCGACGAGCTGAACGTGCCCGCCGAAGGGCTGTACGCCGCGCTGGTCGCGCGCCTGCGTGAGAAGCACTCGATCCAGACCCGCATCATGCCGGTCGACGTGATGCGCGAGACGCTCCGCCGCTTCGACCGCCACCGTCGGCAGCTGCTGATCTCGGAGCTGGTCGATCCGCCCGGCCGCGCATTCCAGCTCGCCTTCCAGCTTGGCTTGGGGGAATGCGCGCAGGCCCTGGAGACCATCATCGGCCGTGCCGGCCCGCTGGACGACGCGCCGCGCCGGCTGTTCCGGATCACCCTCGGCAATTATTTCGCGGCCGCCGTGATGATGCCCTACCCGGCGTTCCTCGCGGCCGCCGAAGCGCTGAACTACGACATCCACGTGCTGGCACAGCGCTTCAATTCCGGCTTCGAGCAGGTCTGCCACCGCCTCACCACGCTGCAGCGGCCGAACGCGCGCGGCATTCCGTTCTTCCTCTTGCGCGTCGACAATGCCGGCAACGTCTCCAAGCGTTTCTCCTCCGGCACGTTCCCGTTCTCGAAATTCGGCGGCACATGTCCGCTCTGGAACGTGCACTCGACCTTCGACACGCCGGATCGCCTGCTCAAGCAGGTGATCGAGCTGCCCGACGGCACGCGCTATTTCTCGATCGCGCAGATGGTGCGCCGCCCCGTCGCGCCGCATCCGCTGCCGCAGCCGCGCTTCGCCATCGGCCTCGGCTGCGAGATCCGCCATGCCGCCCGCCTGACCTACGCCACGGGCATGGATCTGGAGAAGGCCGAGGGCACCCCGATCGGCGTCAACTGCCGCCTCTGCGAGCGTGAGAACTGCGCCCAGCGCGCCGAGCCGCCGATCACGCGCACGTTGATCCTGGACGAGACGACGCGGCGGGTGTCGAGCTTTGCGTTCTCGAATGCGCGGGAGTTGTGA